The following are encoded together in the Brassica napus cultivar Da-Ae chromosome A9, Da-Ae, whole genome shotgun sequence genome:
- the LOC106368702 gene encoding uncharacterized protein LOC106368702 gives MEAEKTPPATTTTEKKPEQEVKNDDLPTNSPYVDESGSLEDYKMKAYGAHGHQEVKAGLGGGSTDAPTPSGGGTTATAEKAP, from the coding sequence atggagGCAGAGAAGACACCACCGGCGACGACAACGACGGAGAAGAAACCTGAGCAAGAAGTGAAAAACGACGACTTGCCGACAAACAGTCCTTACGTGGACGAATCTGGTAGCTTGGAAGATTATAAGATGAAAGCTTATGGAGCCCATGGCCACCAAGAGGTTAAGGCTGGCCTCGGTGGTGGATCTACCGATGCTCCTACTCCTTCAGGTGGAGGAACCACTGCTACTGCTGAGAAAGCTCCTTGA